Proteins from a genomic interval of Daphnia pulex isolate KAP4 chromosome 4, ASM2113471v1:
- the LOC124192534 gene encoding uncharacterized protein LOC124192534, translating to MKWTLFLLLVGAVVLAAAQDLEEDNELFAEDQQDEASTAEDNSSTEEDEDDQVNLRVVRSAAAQSEGTGRVRNRGAAARGNADQQQGDRRRRGEGKACRYTKGAWSECNTATNQRSRSLTLKKGDSSCEQSKTITKKCKKGQSPIH from the exons atgaAGTGGACGCTGTTCTTGCTGTTGGTGGGCGCCGTCGTTCTGGCCGCAGCCCAGGATCTGGAAGAAGATAACGAGCTATTCGCCGAAGACCAGCAGGACGAAGCTTCAACTGCCGAGGATAATAGCAGCACCGAGGAGGACGAAGATGACCAAGTCAATCTTCGCGTTGTTCGATCGGCTGCTGCCCAGTCAGAAGGAACCGGAAGGGTCCGCAACAGGGGAGCAGCTGCCAGAGGGAACGCCGACCAGCAGCAAGGAGACCGACGCCGTCGGGGAGAAGGCAAAG CTTGCCGTTACACCAAAGGCGCCTGGTCCGAATGCAACACAGCCACCAACCAGCGCTCACGCAGCCTCACGCTGAAGAAGGGAGACAGCAGCTGCGAGCAGTCCAAGACCATCaccaaaaaatgcaaaaaaggtCAATCACCAATTCATTGa
- the LOC124192755 gene encoding uncharacterized protein LOC124192755 isoform X1: MKRHIEWFTGPDQTLKDRSRFWTWNMRGLHGDMDTRYEGDRRSSTHTGPAGRHLYTSSEPSGFNFRPLASNTYGYHPKGVSLHRRPEAGLAAQHALAHEMAPVVDNKRPNWSTSLKPLDDVMLMREPRSASVPPRRSMLPAGSSLRGMPIDPALDDLLKPRLILPRRGLANRLWRPSLFLDDDALLKPNSWINDPWWHKYPELRPLDLATVPWTRPPSSLRTSYLSPIKRTYVWGYRHPLRPFGYNSWEYRY, from the exons atgaaaagacatATAGAGTGGTTCACTGGACCCGATCAGACGTTGAAGGATCGCTCTCGGTTCTGGACTTGGAACATGCGCGGACTTCATG GCGATATGGATACAAGATACGAGGGCGATCGCCGTTCATCAACGCATACGGGACCTGCAGGCCGTCACCTCTACACTAGCTCAGAGCCGAGCGGTTTCAACTTCCGTCCACTAGCCTCCAACACCTACGGCTACCATCCGAAAGGTGTTTCTCTTCATCGTAGACCGGAAGCAGGACTTGCCGCCCAGCACGCCTTGGCTCACGAAATGGCTCCCGTCGTGGACAACAAACGCCCTA ACTGGTCCACATCGCTGAAACCGTTGGACGACGTGATGCTGATGCGCGAACCCCGCTCGGCGTCGGTccccccgcgccgttccatgcTTCCCGCTGGTAGCTCCCTTCGCGGCATGCCGATCGATCCGGCTCTGGACGACTTGCTCA AGCCTCGTCTGATTTTACCGCGGCGTGGTTTGGCCAACCGGCTTTGGCGACCCAGTCTTTTCTTGGACGATGACGCCTTACTTAAACCTAATTCTTGGATTAACGACCCTTGGTGGCACAAATATCCCGAGTTGCGTCCACTGGACCTTGCTACCGTTCCTTGGACTCGCCCACCATCTTCTTTACGCACGAGCTATCTGTCACCTATCAAACGCACCTACGTCTGGGGTTACCGCCATCCCCTTCGGCCATTTG GATACAATTCATGGGAATACCGCTATTAA
- the LOC124192753 gene encoding transmembrane emp24 domain-containing protein bai-like has product MDLRAIILFSFLLFSTVQGLMFELQPNGRKCLREEVQKDVLVTGEYEVSEVPGQRTDVKVTDIKGHTLVSHEDKSKGKFAFTTDDYEVYEICFVSKVPPNLRGQKHEVEVTVKMGLEAKNYETLGEAARLKPLEVELKRLEDLSEAIVQDFAYMRQREEEMRDTNESTNSRVLYFSVFSMLCLIALATWQVLYLRRFFKAKKLIE; this is encoded by the exons ATGGATCTACGGgctataattttgttttcctttttgctctTCTCAACTGTCCAAGGACTTATGTTTGAACTACAGCCAAATGGCAGAAAATGCTTAAGAGAAGAAGTGCAAAAGGATGTTCTTGTCACGGGGGAGTACGAAGTTTCTGAGGTTCCTGGCCAGAGAACCGATGTGAAA gtAACAGATATCAAAGGTCACACCTTAGTAAGCCACGAGGACAAAAGCAAAGGGAAATTTGCATTTACAACTGATGACTATGAAGTTTATGAAATTTGCTTTGTGTCAAAAGTCCCGCCAA ATCTTAGAGGACAGAAGCATGAGGTTGAAGTAACTGTCAAAATGGGTCTTGAAGCTAAAAACTATGAAACA TTGGGGGAAGCTGCAAGATTAAAACCACTTGaagttgaattgaaaaggTTAGAAGACTTGTCAGAAGCCATTGTTCAAGATTTTGCCTACATGAGACAACGAGAGGAAGAGATGAGAGATACAAATG AATCAACCAATTCCAGAGTATTGTATTTCAGTGTTTTCAGTATGTTATGTTTGATTGCCTTGGCTACATGGCAGGTGTTATATCTGCGTCGCTTTTTCAAAGCcaaaaagttgattgaataA
- the LOC124192755 gene encoding uncharacterized protein LOC124192755 isoform X2: protein MKRHIEWFTGPDQTLKDRSRFWTWNMRGLHGDMDTRYEGDRRSSTHTGPAGRHLYTSSEPSGFNFRPLASNTYGYHPKGVSLHRRPEAGLAAQHALAHEMAPVVDNKRPNWSTSLKPLDDVMLMREPRSASVPPRRSMLPAGSSLRGMPIDPALDDLLNNRTWSETRTASPEELDEAEKALHKLKQIVGFCKPYDRHCHNAIGSVEDILRNVERNSGKAAMMASKFSPEPKSVKFDPRYID, encoded by the exons atgaaaagacatATAGAGTGGTTCACTGGACCCGATCAGACGTTGAAGGATCGCTCTCGGTTCTGGACTTGGAACATGCGCGGACTTCATG GCGATATGGATACAAGATACGAGGGCGATCGCCGTTCATCAACGCATACGGGACCTGCAGGCCGTCACCTCTACACTAGCTCAGAGCCGAGCGGTTTCAACTTCCGTCCACTAGCCTCCAACACCTACGGCTACCATCCGAAAGGTGTTTCTCTTCATCGTAGACCGGAAGCAGGACTTGCCGCCCAGCACGCCTTGGCTCACGAAATGGCTCCCGTCGTGGACAACAAACGCCCTA ACTGGTCCACATCGCTGAAACCGTTGGACGACGTGATGCTGATGCGCGAACCCCGCTCGGCGTCGGTccccccgcgccgttccatgcTTCCCGCTGGTAGCTCCCTTCGCGGCATGCCGATCGATCCGGCTCTGGACGACTTGCTCA ATAACCGGACCTGGTCAGAGACGCGTACCGCTTCGCCAGAAGAATTGGATGAAGCCGAGAAGGCCTTACACAAATTGAAACAGATTGTCGGCTTTTGCAAGCCATACGACAGACACTGTCATAACGCAATCGGAAGCGTTGAAGATATCCTCCGTAACGTCGAAAGGAACTCCGGGAAAGCTGCTATGATGGCCTCCAAGTTTTCTCCTGAACCGAAATCTGTCAAATTCGACCCGCGTTACATCGATTGA
- the LOC124192750 gene encoding phosphoglucomutase-2-like, translating into MAVNTGNPELDRKVEDWLKWDKNEKNKAEIKELLKVNDVDTLVKIFEKRLEFGTAGLRGVMAAGPSRMNDLTVIQATQGMAKYLLECFDDVKTQGVVIGYDGRYNSSRFASLATRAFITMGIPVHLFSALVPTPYIPFSVCRLKTKAGIMITASHNPKEDNGYKVYWENGAQIISPDDKNILLRSLDNLAPWDEAWDDSVREHALVSDPLENINQLYFDVLSKECLRDELNQKTSLKFTYTPVHGVGAPYVKMAFETCKFQPYIPVQEQIEPDPEFSTVKFPNPEEGKSTLNLALATAARNNSTVILANDPDADRLAVAELQPNGEWKVFSGNELGALLGWWMWTRAEQKGQDPTTAAMIASTVSSKILQTMAEREGFLFDETLTGFKWMANRGLQLQKEGYQILFAFEEAIGFMCGIHVPDKDGVSAAAHLSEMAVHLESKGSTLNGQLQEIYLKYGHHVSLVSYYLCYDPVVINRIFERLRNFENAPKTYPKSLMGGKYVVKGVRDLTNGFDSRQPDGKALLPTSSSSQMITFYFENGLDATIRTSGTEPKIKYYTELRAPPTQSDRQQVQATLDEMVQALVDEFLQPTLNHLTPRPE; encoded by the exons ATGGCAGTCAACACTGGAAATCCAGAATTGGATAGGAAAGTTGAAGATTGGCTGAAATGGGACAAA AATGAGAAGAACAAGGCTGAAATCAAAGAACTCCTCAAGGTCAATGATGTGGATACTCTTGtcaagatttttgaaaaacgcttggaatttggaacag CTGGATTGAGAGGTGTTATGGCTGCTGGTCCCAGCAGAATGAATGATTTAACAGTAATACAAGCCACCCAAGGTATGGCTAAATACCTTTTAGAATGCTTTGATGATGTCAAAACTCAAGGCGTGGTGATTGGTTATGATGGAAggtacaacagcagcag atttgctAGTTTGGCTACACGGGCATTTATTACGATGGGTATACCCGTTCACCTCTTTTCTGCGCTAGTACCGACTCCCTATATCCCGTTCAGCGTATGTCGGCTAAAAACTAAAGCAGGAATCATGATTACTGCTTCACATAATCCGAAAGAAGATAACGGATACAAAGTCTATTGGGAAAATGGAGCACAG ATCATTTCTCCTGACgacaaaaatattcttttacgCAGTTTGGATAATTTGGCTCCATGGGACGAGGCTTGGGACGATTCCGTCAGAGAACATGCATTAGTCTCTGACCCTCttgaaaatataaatcaacTCTATTTTGATGTCCTTTCCAAGGAATGTCTGCGAGATGAACTCAACCAAAAAACCTCACTCAAG TTCACCTACACTCCTGTGCACGGTGTTGGGGCTCCATATGTAAAAATGGCTTTCGAAACATGCAAGTTTCAG CCATATATTCCAGTTCAAGAGCAGATCGAGCCTGACCCGGAATTTTCAACTGTCAAATTCCCAAACCCAGAAGAAGGCAAATCAACTTTGAATCTCGCCCTAGCTACGGCAGCACGCAACAACTCTACGGTGATTTTAGCCAACGATCCCGATGCGGATCGGCTGGCTGTTGCTGAATTGCAACCAAA TGGAGAATGGAAGGTCTTCTCGGGCAATGAGTTGGGAGCCTTATTGGGTTGGTGGATGTGGACTCGAGCGGAGCAAAAAGGACAAGATCCTACAACAGCAGCCATGATCGCGTCAACTGTTTCTTCCAAGATACTTCAGACGATGGCCGAACGTGAGGGATTCTTGTTTGACGAAACTCTTACCGGGTTCAAGTGGATGGCCAACCGTGGACTGCAATTGCAGAAGGAAGGATACCAAATCCTGTTTGCCTTTGAGG AGGCTATTGGATTTATGTGCGGCATTCACGTTCCGGATAAAGACGGCGTTTCAGCGGCTGCTCATTTGTCCGAAATGGCTGTCCATTTGGAAAGCAAAGGCTCTACGCTTAACGGACAATTGCAAGAGATTTACCTCAA GTATGGTCATCACGTTTCTCTGGTATCCTATTACTTGTGCTACGATCCAGTTGTAATCAATCGCATCTTCGAGCGTCTTCGCAACTTTGAAAACGCACCAAAAACg TATCCGAAATCCTTAATGGGAGGAAAGTATGTCGTTAAAGGAGTCCGCGATTTGACGAACGGATTTGATTCTCGTCAGCCCGATGGCAAGGCTTTGCTTCCAACCTCAAGCTCCTCTCAAATGATCACATTCTACTTCGAGAATGGATTGGATGCAACCATTCGTACAAGTGGCACTGAGcctaaaatcaaatattacACTGAACTTCGCGCTCCACCCACTCAGAG TGATCGTCAACAAGTCCAGGCAACTTTAGATGAAATGGTGCAGGCTCTAGTGGACGAATTTCTTCAGCCGACACTCAATCACCTCACTCCCCGTCCAGAATAA
- the LOC124192752 gene encoding uncharacterized protein LOC124192752, which produces MSKEEVKSCVEENIELIQEDDERLKGDAIGDTLYSESFILKTLMNLTEKLPVYSRESNTSHNLEDEAVELEESLETDLCLLWDMTADRDVALCLIQHDILDIMKCVMEESIAPRLTEIGIGILANLSCQNEISAQIILDHELTTAIVNLMTISDDSQTIIQIVRLLNTLLAHSQIESCISLPSLEALVKSVAFILQNSLNEELLIGSSKLLDAIASQIDPIFEIPFESLLRGIVEAQKQLKNFFSCDESNYPETVQDSFDALVSALYNFSRNEEMRVEIVNFGEHVTSFLQFYFTLLLKNIRNTEEVVADSTASALKAITIFYVTIASASPLSNILELSGRIGSQLRSCLDGESEASKYASDYRDLTGDCFRKQLDVFGIEHSLSLLESLDAEALTFVLQAAHQTVPNRLKEFADTARSRGSFNKVMETYDSLAKNNAR; this is translated from the exons ATGTCAAAGGAAGAGGTTAAATCATGTGTTGAGGAAAACATTGAACTAATTCAGGAAGATGACGAGAGGCTTAAGGGGGATGCGATTGGTGATACATTGTATTCagaatcttttattttgaaaactttaatGAATCTTACTGAG AAACTACCCGTCTACTCAAGGGAATCAAACACTTCACACAATCTGGAGGATGAAGCAGTTGAACTTGAAGAATCATTGGAAACAGACCTTTGCTTGCTATGGGACATGACTGCAGATAGAGATGTTGCTCTTTGTTTAATTCAACATGATATTTTAGATATAATGAAGTGCGTTATGGAAGAAAGCATTGCACCACGTTTAaca GAGATTGGAATTGGGATCTTAGCAAATCTTTCttgtcaaaatgaaataagtgCCCAAATTATTTTGGATCACGAATTGACAACTGCTATAGTCAATTTGATGACTATTAGTGATGACTCGCAAACAATTATTCAGATTGTTCGCCTATTGAACACTTTATTAGCACATTCTCAGATTGAATCATGCATTTCTTTACCCAGTTTAGAAGCACTGGTGAAATCAGTGGCTTTTATTCTTCAAAACTCCCTCAATg AAGAGCTGTTAATCGGATCTTCAAAGTTGCTCGACGCCATCGCTAGTCAAATCGATCCTATATTTGAAATTCCCTTTGAAA gcCTTCTTCGTGGAATTGTTGAAGCACaaaaacaactgaaaaatttctttagttGTGACGAATCTAACTATCCGGAAACGGTGCAAGACTCATTTGACGCCTTGGTTTCTGCACTGTACAATTTCAGCAGAAATGAAGAGATGCGAGTGGAAATTG TGAATTTTGGAGAGCATGTCACTTCGTTCCTACAATTCTACTTTACCTTactgttgaaaaatattcgCAATACCGAAGAAGTCGTGGCTGATTCAACGGCAAGCGCTCTGAAAGCTATCACAATCTTTTACGTCACCATCGCTTCAGCGTCGCCTCTCTCTAACATATTAGAGCTGTCAGGTCGCATTGGCAGTCAACTAAGGTCTTGCCTCGACGGAGAAAGTGAAGCAAGTAAATACGCTTCCGATTACCGAGACCTAACTGGCGATTGTTTCCGTAAACAACTCGACGTGTTCGGCATTGAGCATTCCCTGAGCTTACTCGAGTCGCTCGATGCTGAAGCGTTAACCTTCGTGCTACAGGCGGCTCACCAAACAGTTCCTAATCGACTCAAAGAATTCGCGGATACGGCCAGGAGTAGAGGATCGTTCAACAAAGTGATGGAAACGTACGATTCGCTTGCCAAGAATAATGCTCGCTAG
- the LOC124192751 gene encoding uncharacterized protein LOC124192751 gives MASSEIPVNAVKEFWESIFQKTNLTEQLMNLAENSSSSMDFKFELFDYGKVQITAKPAVPLGTNFMSDVFITSAYLENGKHHAAFVKVLPSNPSRLAAGFIGGSYHREFVVYQQWIPDLKEIRSSKNLTNSDIPLNVAESYFVNFVLSEDGSRLKNETVFVMEELKSKGFRMASSARSANGIDLNHAQCALRTYANYHALSIAKMRRLVKSDGPSNFPSPYEIFRKDPNYISPATVYRTIVLPNYIKVLRHFRQEEVADWLEGLLPELDKIWNWESFLESGALTCLLHGDSWNNNLLFRYLDETSEKPEEMLLIDWQIARCGHPSHDLGYFIFSSTSSSFRKQHLDNLLDEYYAALSSALVKLDIDLESEGYSQKQFIQETKQRYILMMMIALFILPILLDSSKAIDHTLKNDENLHKDLIKELEKDQAKELDEEGTKSGWQSLFEFDTVIGNPLLSQRIVELITDVKDMAWKE, from the exons ATGGCTTCTAGTGAAATACCAGTGAATGCAGTTAAAGAATTTTGGGAAAGTATTTTTCAGAAAACTAATCTTACTGAACAGTTGATGAATTTAGCTGAAAATAGTAGTTCATCAAtggatttcaaatttgaactttttgatTATGGTAAAGTGCAAATCACTGCCAAACCTGCTGTGCCATTGGGAACTAATTTCATGAGTGATGTGTTCATTACCAGTGCTTAccttgaaaatggaaaacatcaTGCAGCATTTGTAAAG GTTCTACCATCAAATCCATCTAGGTTAGCAGCAGGGTTCATTGGTGGTTCATATCACAGggaatttgttgtttatcAACAATGGATTCcagatttaaaagaaatcagaTCCTCCAAGAATCTGACCAACTCAGATATACCACTCAATGTTGCCGAGTCTTATTTCGTCAACTTTGTTTTGTCCGAGGATGGCAGTCGTTTAAAGAACGAGACTGTCTTCGTAATGGAAGAACTGAAAAGCAAAGGCTTCCGAATGGCGTCCTCCGCCAGATCAGCTAATGGAATTGATTTAAATCATGCTCAGTGCGCATTGAGAACGTACGCTAATTATCATGCCTTGAGTATTGCAAAGATGCGTAGACTCGTGAAAAGCGATGGGCCATCTAATTTTCCTTCGCCGTATGAAATTTTCCGGAAGGATCCTAATTACATAAGTCCAGCAACTGTTTATCGTACTATAGTATTGCCGAACTACATAAAGGTCTTGCGCCATTTTCGTCAGGAAGAG gTTGCGGATTGGCTTGAGGGACTGTTGCCTGAACTGGATAAAATATGGAATTGGGAATCATTTTTAGAGAGTGGCGCTTTGACTTGTCTTTTACACGGCGATTCATGGAATAACAATCTTCTCTTTCGTTATCTCGACGAAACTAGCGAAAAACCGGAAGAAATGTTGCTTATAGACTGGCAAATTGCGCGTTGCGGACATCCCTCTCATGATCTTGgatacttcattttttccagTACATCATCGTCGTTCCGAAAACAACATTTAGATAATCTGCTTGACGAATATTATGCTGCCCTTTCCAGTGCTCTAGTCAAACTAGACATTGACCTGGAAAGTGAAGGTTATAGTCAGAAACAATTCATTCAAGAAACCAAGCAACGCTAtattctgatgatgatgattgccCTCTTCATTTTACCCATCCTACTCGACTCCTCCAAAGCAATAGATCATACCTTAAAAAACGATGAAAATCTTCATAAAGATCTCATTAAGGAATTGGAAAAAG aTCAAGCAAAAGAGTTGGATGAAGAAGGAACCAAAAGCGGTTGGCAAAGtctgtttgaatttgataCAGTAATTGGAAATCCACTTCTCAGCCAAAGAATAGTGGAATTAATAACGGACGTAAAGGATATGGCTTGGAAAGAATAA